Proteins from a single region of Cupriavidus sp. MP-37:
- a CDS encoding helix-turn-helix domain-containing protein, whose amino-acid sequence MWDPKVKTIAALDRGLAVLDAVRRTGGASLHALHDETGLPKATLLRILVTLERRTLIWRRIADGHYCPGSPPPTSRRQSDATDRLAQFAAPELDRLQAEILWPSDLAIRRGNAMVLCETNRAESYFTIRRDNIGFQVNMLRSAVGQAYLAFCPQKEREMILAALRRSRRDGDALARDPAYVSKSIERTRQRGYGVREQGFGGDYDKPRTEADDRLEALAVPIMGDKGRVHGCVNIVWIRGVRTPEQIVAQCLEPLRRTADAIGQAMSARR is encoded by the coding sequence ATGTGGGACCCGAAGGTCAAGACCATCGCGGCGCTGGATCGGGGACTGGCCGTGCTGGACGCGGTGCGCCGGACCGGCGGCGCCAGCCTGCACGCGCTGCATGATGAAACCGGGCTGCCGAAGGCGACGCTGCTGCGCATTCTGGTGACGCTCGAGCGCCGCACGCTGATCTGGCGACGCATCGCTGACGGGCACTATTGCCCCGGAAGCCCGCCGCCGACAAGCCGGCGGCAATCCGACGCAACCGACCGCCTGGCACAATTTGCGGCGCCGGAGCTCGACCGGCTTCAGGCCGAGATCCTGTGGCCCTCCGACCTGGCGATCCGGCGCGGCAACGCCATGGTGCTCTGTGAAACGAACCGCGCCGAGTCGTACTTCACGATCCGGCGCGACAACATCGGGTTCCAGGTCAACATGCTGCGCTCGGCGGTCGGACAGGCGTATCTGGCGTTCTGCCCGCAGAAGGAGCGCGAGATGATCCTGGCGGCATTGCGCCGCAGCCGCCGGGACGGGGACGCCCTCGCGCGCGATCCGGCATACGTATCCAAGTCAATTGAGCGGACCCGGCAGCGCGGCTACGGCGTGCGCGAACAGGGATTCGGTGGCGACTACGACAAACCGCGCACCGAGGCAGACGACCGCCTGGAGGCGCTCGCGGTGCCGATCATGGGGGACAAGGGGCGCGTGCACGGCTGCGTCAACATTGTCTGGATCCGGGGCGTACGCACGCCGGAGCAAATCGTGGCGCAATGCCTGGAGCCGCTGCGTCGCACAGCCGACGCCATCGGCCAGGCGATGTCGGCCCGACGGTAG
- a CDS encoding AMP-binding protein, with product MTRLADPALSYVAPDTSVPILDMTTGDALRAAAMRHPNRTALVEVTVPGQQSLTGAASTARRWSYGDLMRDAEHCARWLLTRFEPGERVCLWAPNVPEWVILQYGAALAGLVLVTANPGLRAAELRYVLTQSQASGLLHTAEFRGTDMSAIAGEVADCVRERFCLSDWHEEVLTCRSNAELPTVLPTDPAQIQYTSGTTGQPKGALLHHRGLVTNAAYVAARAGMNGSVLMSPMPLFHTAGAVLSSLGAITTGSTYVLPLMFEPVLVLTAIERERCDFLFGVPTMLIAMLEHPGRGDVDLSSLKVASSGGAPVPPELLRRIEREFGCDLITVYGQTEASPIICQSSPADSQEDKANTAGYPLPQVEVRIADPAGSGIVATGHEGEIQARGYQCMLGYFNMPEATSAAFTADGWLRTGDLGTMDERGYLRVTGRLKDMIIRGGENIYPAEVEARMIEHPAVAMAAVFGMTDQKWGEVVAVAIRFREGGMPEPDALRQFLRLQLAPHKVPTRWFCCSEFPMTGSGKVQKFRLRELAEAGNLAEFGH from the coding sequence TTGACCCGACTTGCTGACCCCGCCCTGTCCTATGTCGCCCCGGACACCTCGGTGCCGATTCTCGATATGACGACCGGCGATGCCCTGCGCGCCGCCGCGATGCGCCACCCGAACAGAACGGCCCTGGTGGAAGTGACAGTGCCCGGTCAGCAATCCCTCACTGGCGCGGCCAGCACCGCGCGACGCTGGAGCTACGGCGACCTCATGCGCGATGCGGAACACTGCGCACGCTGGCTGCTGACCCGCTTCGAGCCTGGCGAAAGGGTTTGCCTGTGGGCGCCGAATGTCCCGGAGTGGGTGATCCTGCAGTACGGCGCGGCGCTTGCAGGGCTGGTGCTCGTGACCGCGAATCCCGGGCTGCGTGCCGCCGAGCTTCGTTATGTGCTGACGCAGTCCCAGGCCAGCGGGCTGCTCCACACGGCTGAATTCAGGGGCACAGACATGTCGGCGATCGCCGGCGAGGTAGCGGACTGCGTGCGCGAGCGCTTCTGCTTGTCTGACTGGCATGAAGAGGTCCTGACCTGCAGGTCGAACGCTGAGCTACCGACGGTCCTGCCGACGGATCCGGCGCAAATCCAGTACACCTCGGGAACGACCGGCCAGCCGAAGGGCGCACTGCTGCATCATCGCGGCCTGGTCACGAACGCCGCCTACGTTGCAGCGCGGGCGGGCATGAACGGGTCGGTGCTGATGAGCCCGATGCCGCTCTTCCACACGGCAGGCGCTGTACTCAGCTCCCTGGGGGCCATCACGACCGGATCGACCTATGTGCTGCCGTTGATGTTCGAGCCGGTACTCGTGCTCACGGCGATCGAGCGGGAGCGCTGCGATTTCCTGTTCGGCGTGCCCACCATGCTCATTGCCATGCTGGAACACCCCGGACGCGGCGACGTGGACCTGAGCAGCCTGAAGGTGGCGAGTTCCGGCGGCGCGCCGGTTCCGCCGGAACTGCTGCGGCGGATCGAGCGCGAGTTCGGCTGCGACCTCATTACGGTGTATGGGCAAACCGAGGCCAGCCCGATCATCTGCCAGTCATCGCCCGCCGATAGCCAGGAGGACAAGGCGAACACGGCAGGCTACCCGCTGCCGCAGGTCGAAGTGCGGATCGCGGACCCGGCAGGTTCCGGCATTGTCGCGACCGGCCACGAAGGAGAAATCCAGGCTCGCGGCTATCAATGCATGCTCGGTTATTTCAATATGCCGGAGGCGACATCGGCGGCATTCACGGCCGACGGCTGGTTGCGCACAGGCGACCTGGGAACGATGGATGAACGTGGCTACCTGCGTGTCACCGGACGACTGAAGGACATGATCATCCGTGGCGGGGAGAACATCTACCCGGCGGAAGTCGAGGCCCGCATGATCGAGCATCCGGCGGTCGCGATGGCCGCGGTCTTTGGCATGACGGACCAGAAATGGGGCGAGGTCGTGGCCGTGGCGATCAGGTTTCGTGAAGGCGGCATGCCTGAGCCGGATGCGCTGCGCCAGTTCCTTCGCCTTCAGCTGGCTCCGCACAAAGTCCCCACGCGCTGGTTCTGCTGCAGTGAGTTTCCGATGACCGGCTCAGGCAAGGTCCAGAAGTTTCGCCTTCGGGAACTCGCGGAAGCCGGTAACCTTGCCGAATTCGGGCATTGA
- a CDS encoding TetR/AcrR family transcriptional regulator yields MKDSVRPRRARTSKSANANANDGAGKEAPLGMRERILEAAVTIVIEQGTARATTLEVQRRAGVSRGALLHHFPTHASLLSATVEGLVKRNEEAVLASLAKLEGTKDVVERAIRVLAIASVQPSYLAELELWAVSRTDPELRATLAEAERRARKDSERVMKTLFGASDSSPMQASVMAMTTEYLRGLALSGVLRGSPVRRQQLIGHWIQATKLLLETKP; encoded by the coding sequence ATGAAAGATTCCGTCCGCCCGCGCCGGGCACGCACCAGCAAGTCCGCAAATGCCAATGCCAATGACGGCGCCGGCAAGGAAGCGCCACTGGGCATGCGTGAACGCATCCTCGAAGCAGCCGTGACCATCGTGATCGAGCAGGGCACCGCCCGGGCCACCACGCTGGAAGTCCAGCGCCGCGCCGGCGTCAGCCGCGGCGCCTTGCTCCACCACTTTCCGACGCATGCGTCCCTGCTGTCCGCAACCGTGGAGGGGCTGGTCAAGCGCAACGAGGAAGCGGTGCTGGCAAGCCTGGCGAAGCTGGAGGGCACCAAGGATGTGGTCGAGCGCGCGATCCGCGTGCTGGCGATTGCCTCGGTCCAGCCTTCGTATCTCGCCGAGCTCGAACTATGGGCGGTCTCCCGTACGGATCCGGAGCTGAGGGCGACCCTGGCAGAGGCGGAGCGTCGCGCGCGCAAGGACAGTGAGCGCGTCATGAAAACGCTGTTCGGCGCATCGGACAGCAGTCCGATGCAAGCCTCGGTGATGGCAATGACGACCGAGTATCTCAGGGGACTGGCGCTGTCCGGCGTGTTGCGCGGCAGTCCCGTCAGACGGCAGCAGCTGATTGGCCACTGGATTCAGGCCACCAAATTACTACTGGAGACGAAACCTTGA
- a CDS encoding hydroxyquinol 1,2-dioxygenase, producing MAMLDLAGKPQAATFAADKVQSGAPDPVSGYRDFTLGAFRFSRDAYFATVQWPARGQLRTHAIPADAFLRAMMRDVAWGFFYGWVNFDHVFGTRNHYGKVDVYAGAFNGVMKEAGVDYTETFDTPVIMATFKAILHDWTNEGFDPFAAPEETGTAFGHKHGNNVAAIERTRIATRRMPGLPDDSPLRDDLPVNRAFLDVAQDEPEVHAEPGFEGQLHAFNLFKYLSRSDVTWNPSVTSVCGQSLFCPTTEEFILPVFHGNDRVEWFLQLSDEIIWDIGDKNTGAPRARVTMRAGDICAMPADIRHQGYSTKRSMLLVWENATPNLPRRYESGELKPYPVEF from the coding sequence ATGGCCATGCTCGACCTTGCCGGCAAGCCGCAAGCCGCCACCTTCGCCGCAGACAAGGTACAGTCCGGCGCGCCCGATCCGGTCAGCGGCTACCGCGACTTCACCCTGGGCGCCTTCCGCTTCTCGCGCGACGCCTACTTCGCTACGGTCCAGTGGCCCGCACGCGGTCAGCTGCGTACTCACGCCATTCCTGCCGACGCCTTCCTGCGCGCCATGATGCGAGACGTAGCCTGGGGCTTTTTCTACGGCTGGGTCAACTTCGACCACGTATTCGGCACGCGCAACCACTACGGCAAGGTCGATGTCTATGCAGGCGCCTTCAACGGCGTGATGAAGGAAGCCGGCGTGGACTATACCGAGACCTTCGATACGCCGGTGATCATGGCAACCTTCAAGGCCATCCTGCACGACTGGACCAACGAAGGCTTCGATCCTTTCGCCGCTCCCGAGGAAACCGGCACGGCCTTCGGCCACAAGCACGGCAACAACGTTGCCGCGATCGAGCGCACCCGCATCGCCACGCGCCGCATGCCAGGCCTGCCCGACGACTCGCCGCTGCGCGATGACCTGCCCGTCAACCGTGCCTTCCTCGACGTGGCGCAGGATGAGCCCGAGGTCCACGCCGAGCCCGGGTTTGAAGGCCAGCTCCACGCATTCAACCTGTTCAAGTACCTGTCCCGGTCCGACGTGACGTGGAATCCGTCGGTCACGTCGGTCTGCGGCCAGAGCCTGTTTTGCCCGACCACCGAGGAGTTCATCCTGCCGGTCTTCCACGGCAACGACCGCGTCGAGTGGTTCCTGCAGCTGTCCGACGAAATCATCTGGGACATCGGCGACAAGAACACCGGCGCGCCCCGCGCCCGCGTCACCATGCGCGCCGGCGACATCTGCGCGATGCCGGCCGATATCCGCCACCAGGGCTATTCGACCAAGCGTTCGATGCTGCTGGTGTGGGAGAACGCCACGCCGAACCTGCCCAGGCGGTACGAGAGCGGGGAACTGAAGCCGTATCCGGTGGAGTTCTGA
- a CDS encoding alkaline phosphatase family protein — translation MEAPGVRNVLWIMCDQLRWDYLSCYGHPRLHTPNIDRLANRGVRFTNAFVQGPVCGPSRMSYYTGRYVTSHGAVWNFVPMPVGEMTLGDFLRPHGVRVAVAGKTHVEADRMGLRRLGIDPRSAEGVLVAEGGFEPFDRDDGIWPPGFADENHQYTTYLRERGYDGANPWHDHANSAAGDNGEILSGWDMRYARLPARVREHDSETPYMTRRAIDFIEQSSDRPWMLHLSYIKPHWPYVAPAPYHAMYGPDDVLPVKQHQSELDHAHPVLQGFRNCEVSRNFSRAEVRDTVIPTYMGLVKQIDDQLGVLFDYLERTGRFADTMVIFSSDHGDYLGDHYLGEKELFHDSVAKVPLIIYDPRQNALRGHVESRLVEAIDLVPTILDAYGLPIPDHIIEGRPLTSLLHGETPGEWREAVFSENDYAFRDFVREPIGRPPHGCHMTMVRDHDWKYVYFEGLRPQLFDLRNDPDEFVDLGADPAYAEVRERFQARLFDWLRNRRIHPTVSHDAMAGWTRKEEEVGIHIGRW, via the coding sequence ATGGAAGCGCCAGGTGTACGCAATGTCCTCTGGATCATGTGTGATCAATTGCGCTGGGACTACCTTTCCTGCTATGGCCATCCGCGTTTGCACACGCCCAATATCGACCGCCTTGCGAACCGTGGCGTGCGCTTTACCAACGCGTTTGTCCAGGGGCCCGTGTGCGGGCCGTCGCGCATGTCTTACTACACGGGGCGGTACGTGACCAGCCATGGCGCCGTCTGGAACTTCGTACCGATGCCGGTTGGCGAGATGACGCTTGGTGACTTTCTGCGGCCGCATGGCGTGCGTGTCGCGGTGGCGGGCAAGACGCATGTCGAGGCGGACCGGATGGGCCTCAGGCGGCTGGGTATCGATCCGCGCAGTGCCGAGGGCGTGCTTGTCGCGGAAGGCGGATTCGAGCCCTTCGACCGCGACGATGGCATCTGGCCGCCGGGCTTTGCCGACGAAAACCACCAATACACCACCTATCTGCGCGAGCGCGGCTACGACGGGGCGAACCCGTGGCATGACCATGCCAACTCGGCCGCCGGTGACAACGGGGAGATCCTGTCCGGCTGGGACATGCGCTATGCCCGCTTGCCTGCACGGGTGCGCGAGCACGACTCGGAAACGCCGTACATGACGCGCCGCGCCATCGACTTCATCGAGCAGAGCAGTGACCGGCCGTGGATGCTGCACCTGTCGTATATCAAGCCGCACTGGCCCTATGTTGCCCCGGCGCCATATCACGCCATGTACGGGCCGGACGATGTCCTGCCGGTCAAGCAGCACCAGAGCGAGCTGGACCATGCGCACCCGGTGCTGCAAGGCTTCCGCAACTGCGAGGTCAGCCGCAACTTTTCCCGGGCGGAGGTGCGGGACACGGTCATCCCAACGTACATGGGCCTGGTCAAGCAGATCGACGACCAGCTCGGCGTGCTGTTCGACTACCTCGAACGTACTGGCCGCTTTGCCGACACCATGGTCATCTTCTCGAGCGACCATGGCGACTACCTCGGCGACCACTACCTTGGCGAGAAGGAACTCTTCCACGACAGCGTGGCCAAGGTGCCGCTGATCATCTATGACCCGCGCCAGAATGCGCTGCGAGGCCATGTGGAGTCGCGGCTCGTCGAGGCCATCGACCTCGTGCCGACCATCCTCGATGCCTATGGGCTGCCCATTCCCGACCACATCATCGAAGGCCGCCCGCTCACCTCGCTGCTGCATGGCGAGACGCCGGGCGAGTGGCGCGAAGCGGTGTTTTCCGAGAACGATTACGCCTTTCGCGATTTCGTGCGCGAACCCATCGGCCGCCCCCCGCACGGCTGCCACATGACGATGGTGCGCGACCACGACTGGAAGTATGTGTACTTCGAAGGCCTGCGCCCGCAGTTGTTCGACCTGCGCAACGACCCCGACGAGTTTGTCGACCTGGGCGCCGACCCCGCCTATGCGGAGGTACGTGAGCGCTTCCAGGCGCGCCTGTTCGACTGGCTGCGCAACCGCCGCATCCACCCGACCGTCAGCCACGATGCAATGGCCGGATGGACGCGCAAGGAAGAGGAGGTTGGCATCCATATCGGCCGCTGGTAG
- a CDS encoding tripartite tricarboxylate transporter substrate binding protein, with product MYPTRLAPALACTIACAFAVAPAAAAQADWPSRPVRIVVAFPAGSPGDIASRLVADKLGQALRQAVVVENRPGAGGNIGADVVAKSPADGYTFLQGPDTILTVNPTLYRKLNFKPGDFAPVITLARFNQMLVCAPSSGIRTLADLATKARSAPEGLNYASGGPGVPGHLAMEMYLTQAGLKMTHVPYKGPSPAMQDVLAGQVPCGYLASPVVTPMVKAGKLVGLAVSGSTRSVLAPQVPTMAEAGVAGYDATFSELLLAPKGTPDAIVRRMNEEISRIVKLPEVRTKLLANDLEPAPDQPAALARQIETDTAKWQAVIRRVGVYLD from the coding sequence ATGTACCCCACAAGACTGGCTCCCGCCCTTGCCTGCACCATCGCCTGTGCGTTTGCCGTTGCGCCCGCCGCAGCGGCGCAAGCGGATTGGCCCAGCCGGCCGGTCCGGATCGTCGTAGCGTTTCCGGCCGGTTCCCCCGGAGATATCGCATCGCGGCTGGTCGCCGACAAGCTCGGCCAGGCCCTCAGGCAGGCGGTGGTCGTGGAGAACAGGCCCGGCGCGGGCGGCAATATCGGTGCCGACGTGGTCGCCAAGTCGCCCGCCGACGGCTACACCTTCCTGCAAGGCCCGGACACGATTCTGACGGTCAATCCGACGCTCTACCGCAAGCTCAACTTCAAGCCGGGCGACTTCGCCCCGGTGATTACGCTGGCGCGCTTTAACCAGATGCTGGTCTGTGCGCCGTCCTCCGGGATCCGGACCCTTGCCGATCTGGCAACTAAGGCCAGGTCGGCGCCGGAGGGGCTGAACTATGCCTCGGGCGGCCCCGGTGTGCCGGGCCACCTGGCGATGGAGATGTACCTCACGCAAGCGGGGCTCAAGATGACGCATGTGCCGTACAAGGGGCCGTCGCCGGCCATGCAGGACGTGCTGGCCGGACAGGTTCCGTGCGGATACCTGGCATCGCCAGTCGTCACGCCGATGGTCAAGGCCGGCAAGCTTGTCGGACTGGCGGTATCCGGTTCCACGCGTTCAGTGCTGGCGCCGCAGGTGCCGACCATGGCCGAGGCCGGCGTGGCCGGCTACGACGCGACCTTCAGCGAACTGCTGCTCGCGCCGAAGGGCACGCCAGACGCCATCGTGCGCCGCATGAACGAGGAGATCAGCCGCATCGTGAAACTGCCGGAGGTCCGTACGAAACTCCTCGCTAACGACCTCGAACCCGCCCCAGACCAGCCCGCCGCCCTGGCCAGGCAGATCGAGACCGACACCGCCAAGTGGCAGGCCGTGATCCGCCGCGTGGGCGTGTATCTGGACTGA
- a CDS encoding maleylacetate reductase, whose product MESFVYQATPSRVVFGPGRLAALPDEVKRLGARRALVLTTPEQRPLGEHVAALLGDCSAGVYSQAVMHVPVEVAQAAREEAARLGADCYVAVGGGSTIGLGKAIALVSGQPIIAVPTTYAGSEVTPIYGVTEGRLKQTGREQRVLPRTVVYDPQLTLTLPAGISAASGMNAMAHAVEAMYAEDANPVVSLMAEESIRALAGALPAIVQRPHDIEARSRAQYGAWLAGVCLGTVGMAIHHKLCHTLGGTFNLPHAQTHAAMLPHTAHYNHAAAPRALQRVARALGGERAPDAGPLLFRLNQSLGIAAALSTIGMPEHGLDAAATLACTNPYYNPRPVGRDAVRALLERAWRGDIPA is encoded by the coding sequence ATGGAATCCTTTGTCTACCAGGCCACGCCTTCGCGGGTGGTCTTCGGCCCGGGCCGGCTGGCGGCATTGCCCGATGAGGTGAAGCGGCTCGGCGCGCGGCGCGCGCTGGTGCTCACCACGCCGGAGCAGCGGCCGCTCGGCGAGCACGTGGCTGCGCTGCTGGGCGACTGCTCGGCGGGCGTCTACAGCCAGGCGGTGATGCACGTTCCCGTCGAGGTGGCGCAGGCCGCGCGCGAAGAGGCGGCGCGGCTGGGGGCCGACTGCTACGTGGCGGTCGGCGGAGGCTCGACCATCGGCCTCGGCAAAGCCATCGCCCTGGTCTCCGGGCAGCCCATCATCGCTGTGCCGACCACCTACGCCGGCTCGGAAGTGACACCGATCTACGGGGTGACCGAAGGGCGCCTGAAGCAGACCGGCCGCGAGCAGCGGGTGCTGCCGCGCACCGTTGTCTATGACCCCCAGCTGACCCTGACGCTGCCTGCGGGGATCTCCGCTGCCTCCGGCATGAACGCGATGGCACACGCGGTCGAGGCGATGTACGCGGAGGATGCCAACCCGGTTGTCAGCCTGATGGCCGAGGAGTCGATCCGGGCGCTGGCCGGGGCCCTGCCTGCCATCGTGCAACGGCCGCACGACATCGAAGCCCGCAGCCGCGCCCAGTACGGCGCCTGGCTCGCTGGTGTCTGCCTGGGCACGGTTGGCATGGCGATCCATCACAAGCTCTGCCATACGCTGGGCGGCACCTTCAACCTGCCGCACGCGCAGACTCATGCCGCCATGCTGCCGCATACCGCCCACTACAACCACGCCGCCGCGCCGCGGGCGCTGCAACGCGTGGCGCGGGCGCTGGGTGGCGAACGGGCGCCGGACGCCGGCCCGCTGCTGTTCCGGCTCAACCAGTCTCTCGGTATCGCCGCGGCGCTGTCGACCATCGGCATGCCGGAGCACGGGTTGGACGCGGCCGCCACGCTGGCCTGCACCAATCCGTACTACAACCCCAGGCCGGTCGGGCGCGATGCGGTCCGGGCGCTGCTCGAACGCGCCTGGCGCGGCGACATCCCGGCCTGA
- a CDS encoding Rieske 2Fe-2S domain-containing protein, with product METAMLCHLDAVPDGGARVIDREPGVIVVRRGQQVWAYINRCPHFSIPLDFEPGTICTYDAEVLMCAHHSALFRFADGVCIDGPCRDAMLSPLQVQVIDGRVCLC from the coding sequence ATGGAGACCGCCATGCTCTGCCATCTCGATGCCGTGCCTGACGGCGGCGCTCGCGTGATCGACCGCGAACCGGGCGTTATCGTGGTCCGCCGCGGGCAACAGGTCTGGGCCTACATCAATCGATGCCCCCATTTCTCCATTCCGCTGGATTTCGAGCCGGGCACCATCTGCACCTATGACGCGGAGGTACTGATGTGCGCCCATCATTCCGCACTGTTCCGGTTTGCCGACGGTGTCTGCATCGACGGTCCGTGCCGCGACGCCATGCTGTCACCGCTGCAGGTGCAGGTCATCGACGGGCGGGTTTGCCTGTGCTAG
- a CDS encoding hydroxyquinol 1,2-dioxygenase, whose amino-acid sequence MTTSTPRTVFGSLDNYRKGGIEVTQGDARHYVFSNIFEVAAGSASYERVVVGKNLEYVVEAARAEGQSAWFTCSHDEFVISMDGEVRVDFVKLDAPPAAADGAVLAEPTGRKMGHVVLGKGHQSLLPAGCAYRFSAPRPCALLLQSKLGALSVEKWADICLH is encoded by the coding sequence ATGACAACCTCCACGCCCCGAACCGTTTTCGGTTCCCTTGACAACTACCGCAAGGGCGGCATCGAAGTGACCCAGGGTGACGCCCGTCACTATGTGTTCTCCAACATCTTTGAAGTCGCCGCCGGCTCGGCATCGTACGAACGCGTGGTGGTCGGCAAGAACCTGGAGTACGTGGTGGAAGCCGCGCGTGCCGAAGGGCAATCGGCATGGTTCACCTGCTCGCACGACGAATTCGTGATTTCGATGGACGGGGAGGTACGCGTGGACTTCGTCAAGCTGGACGCGCCTCCCGCCGCCGCGGATGGAGCCGTGCTGGCCGAGCCCACGGGCCGCAAGATGGGCCACGTGGTGCTGGGCAAGGGCCACCAGAGCCTGCTGCCGGCAGGCTGCGCCTATCGCTTCAGCGCGCCGCGGCCCTGCGCACTGCTATTGCAATCCAAGCTCGGCGCGCTGTCCGTGGAGAAGTGGGCGGACATCTGCCTCCACTGA
- a CDS encoding aldehyde dehydrogenase family protein gives MLNQLFINGRFVDALAGGTIDVLNPHDGSLITAIAAAEAADVDLAVEAAARAFPAWSRMAAAERGRLLLKLADAIEANAEELAQLESLDTGHPIRDSRALDVPRTAACFRYFGGMADKLQGSVIPVETGFLNYVQRAPIGVVGQIVPWNFPLMFTSWKMGPALAAGNTVVIKPSELTPLSSLRIAELMAEVGFPAGVVNVVPGYGHTAGQRLAEHPGVGKIAFTGSTATGRRIVEASKGNLKRVQLELGGKGANIVFDDANLDAAINGSAWAIFHNQGQACIAGSRLMLHERIADEFLDRFGKLAASIRLGNPLDPETEMGPLTSAQHRDKVLSYTGVAREQGGRVLTGGRAPALAGLEKGYYVEPTIVEAAPHDRVAQEEVFGPFVTVLRFGSDEQALSIANATEYGLGSGLWTRDLGRAHRMANSIHAGMCWINCYKRVNPGSPFGGLGQSGYGREMGFEAMHDYTEARSVWVNVDATIPPHFKR, from the coding sequence ATGCTGAACCAACTCTTCATCAACGGCCGCTTCGTCGATGCGCTCGCCGGCGGCACCATCGACGTACTGAATCCGCACGACGGCAGCCTCATCACCGCCATCGCCGCGGCCGAGGCGGCTGACGTGGATCTCGCCGTCGAGGCCGCCGCCCGGGCTTTCCCCGCCTGGTCCCGCATGGCCGCCGCCGAGCGCGGACGGCTGCTGCTGAAGCTCGCCGACGCCATCGAAGCCAACGCCGAGGAACTGGCGCAGCTCGAATCACTCGACACCGGCCACCCGATCCGCGATTCGCGCGCGCTGGATGTGCCGCGCACCGCCGCGTGCTTCCGCTACTTCGGCGGCATGGCCGACAAGCTGCAGGGCTCGGTGATTCCGGTGGAGACCGGCTTCCTGAACTATGTGCAGCGCGCCCCCATCGGCGTGGTCGGCCAGATCGTGCCGTGGAATTTCCCGCTGATGTTCACGAGCTGGAAAATGGGGCCGGCGCTGGCGGCTGGCAATACGGTGGTGATCAAACCGTCCGAGCTGACGCCGCTGTCGTCGCTGCGCATTGCCGAGCTGATGGCCGAGGTGGGCTTTCCGGCGGGCGTGGTCAACGTGGTGCCGGGCTACGGCCACACGGCCGGCCAGCGGCTGGCCGAACATCCGGGGGTCGGCAAGATTGCCTTCACCGGCTCGACCGCAACGGGCCGGCGCATCGTGGAGGCGTCGAAGGGGAACCTGAAGCGTGTGCAGCTCGAGCTGGGCGGCAAGGGCGCCAACATCGTCTTCGACGACGCCAACCTGGACGCAGCCATCAACGGTTCCGCCTGGGCGATTTTCCACAACCAGGGGCAGGCGTGCATCGCGGGCTCCCGGCTGATGCTCCATGAACGCATCGCCGACGAGTTCCTCGACCGCTTCGGCAAGCTGGCGGCATCCATCCGGCTGGGCAATCCGCTCGATCCGGAAACCGAGATGGGGCCACTGACGTCGGCGCAGCATCGCGACAAGGTGTTGTCCTATACCGGTGTGGCGCGAGAGCAAGGCGGGCGCGTGCTGACCGGCGGCCGGGCGCCGGCGCTCGCGGGGCTCGAGAAGGGCTACTACGTCGAGCCGACCATCGTCGAGGCAGCCCCGCACGACCGCGTGGCGCAGGAGGAGGTATTCGGGCCCTTCGTCACCGTGCTGCGCTTCGGCAGCGACGAGCAGGCACTGTCCATCGCCAACGCCACCGAGTACGGACTCGGCAGCGGCCTGTGGACGCGCGACCTGGGCCGCGCGCACAGGATGGCCAACAGCATCCATGCCGGCATGTGCTGGATCAACTGCTACAAGCGGGTGAACCCCGGCAGTCCGTTCGGCGGGCTCGGCCAATCCGGCTACGGTCGCGAAATGGGCTTCGAGGCCATGCACGACTACACCGAAGCGCGCTCGGTATGGGTCAACGTGGACGCCACGATACCGCCGCATTTCAAGCGCTGA